Proteins from a genomic interval of Amycolatopsis sp. cg13:
- a CDS encoding acyl-CoA desaturase, protein MTATLDRSQSAGDPPKGPKPIIDGQRGIGVQLSVYFGVLLPIVALLVAVPFAWGWGLTWLDVALFVVFYGISGLGITVAYHRYFTHGSFKAKPWLRVVMAIAGSIALQGPVITWVADHRRHHAFSDRDGDPHSPWAYGTSPLAIAKGFWHAHMGWLFDRDQSNQARFAPDLVKDPAIRKVDDLFWLWSLVSLFGPALLGGLISWSLWGAVTAFFWAGLVRVCVLHHVTWSVNSICHMIGERPFAARDRSANFWPLAIFSFGESWHNLHHADPTSARHGVKRGQIDMSARLIWMFEKFGWVHDVRWPTPQRLARIAAEAK, encoded by the coding sequence ATGACGGCCACCCTCGATCGTTCTCAGTCAGCGGGCGACCCGCCGAAGGGCCCCAAGCCGATCATCGACGGACAGCGCGGGATCGGCGTTCAGCTGTCGGTGTACTTCGGGGTGCTGCTGCCGATCGTGGCGCTGCTGGTCGCGGTTCCGTTCGCCTGGGGCTGGGGCCTGACCTGGCTGGACGTCGCGCTGTTCGTCGTGTTCTACGGGATCAGCGGGCTGGGCATCACCGTCGCCTACCACCGCTACTTCACCCACGGTTCGTTCAAGGCCAAGCCGTGGCTGCGCGTCGTGATGGCGATCGCGGGCAGCATCGCCTTGCAGGGGCCGGTGATCACCTGGGTGGCCGACCACCGGCGCCACCACGCGTTCTCCGACCGCGACGGCGACCCGCACTCGCCGTGGGCGTACGGCACCTCGCCGCTGGCCATCGCCAAGGGTTTCTGGCACGCGCACATGGGCTGGCTGTTCGACCGCGACCAGAGCAACCAGGCGCGGTTCGCGCCGGATCTGGTGAAGGACCCGGCCATCCGCAAGGTCGACGACCTGTTCTGGCTGTGGTCGCTGGTGAGCCTTTTCGGACCGGCGCTGCTGGGCGGGCTGATCTCGTGGTCGCTGTGGGGCGCGGTGACCGCGTTCTTCTGGGCTGGTCTGGTCCGCGTGTGCGTGCTGCACCACGTGACCTGGTCGGTCAACTCGATCTGCCACATGATCGGCGAGCGCCCGTTCGCCGCCCGCGACCGTTCGGCGAACTTCTGGCCGCTGGCGATCTTCTCCTTCGGCGAGTCGTGGCACAACCTGCACCACGCGGACCCGACCTCGGCCCGGCACGGCGTGAAGCGCGGCCAGATCGACATGTCGGCGCGGCTGATCTGGATGTTCGAGAAGTTCGGCTGGGTGCACGACGTCCGCTGGCCGACCCCGCAGCGGCTGGCCCGGATCGCGGCCGAGGCCAAGTAG
- a CDS encoding TetR/AcrR family transcriptional regulator, with protein MTGSERRQQLLNVARALFAEKGFDGTSVEEIAARANVSKPVVYEHFGGKEGIYAVVVDRETQLLLDRMISTLHGGHPRVMLEQAAVALLSYVEDSHDGFRILVRDSPVASSTGTFSTVLNDIASQVEHILAQQFAARGYEEKLSALYAQALVGMVALTGQWWLDARKPKRDEVAAHLVNLAWNGLSHLENKPRLLG; from the coding sequence ATGACGGGCAGCGAGCGCAGGCAGCAGCTGCTCAACGTGGCACGCGCTCTGTTCGCCGAAAAGGGTTTCGACGGCACGTCGGTCGAGGAGATCGCCGCGCGGGCGAACGTGTCCAAACCGGTCGTCTACGAGCACTTCGGTGGCAAGGAAGGCATTTACGCCGTCGTCGTCGACCGGGAGACGCAGCTGCTGCTCGACCGGATGATCTCGACGCTCCACGGCGGACATCCGCGGGTGATGCTGGAGCAGGCCGCCGTCGCGTTGCTGAGCTACGTCGAGGATTCCCACGACGGGTTCCGCATTCTCGTGCGCGATTCCCCGGTCGCCAGTTCCACCGGCACGTTTTCGACTGTCCTCAACGACATCGCCAGCCAGGTCGAGCACATCCTCGCGCAGCAGTTCGCCGCGCGAGGGTACGAGGAGAAGCTGTCCGCGCTTTACGCGCAGGCGCTCGTCGGCATGGTCGCGCTGACCGGGCAGTGGTGGCTGGACGCACGCAAACCGAAGCGCGACGAGGTCGCCGCGCATCTGGTGAATCTCGCCTGGAATGGCTTGTCGCACCTGGAAAACAAGCCCCGGCTGCTCGGCTGA
- a CDS encoding VOC family protein, with amino-acid sequence MLRLGTTVLGVADVDRAMRFWSAALGLVEDPEWATESWRTLAHPGGAHALGLMRSESPAEPKPRLHLDLYTDTADEQRAEVERLIGLGAQRVDWDHYPPEPDFVVLADPDGNLFCVVDLSNAPSGG; translated from the coding sequence ATGCTGCGACTCGGGACAACAGTGCTCGGAGTCGCCGACGTCGACCGCGCGATGCGGTTCTGGTCCGCGGCGCTCGGGCTCGTCGAGGATCCGGAATGGGCGACTGAGTCGTGGCGAACCCTGGCCCACCCCGGCGGCGCGCACGCGCTGGGACTGATGCGCAGCGAATCACCCGCCGAACCGAAGCCGCGGCTGCACCTGGACCTCTACACCGACACCGCGGACGAGCAACGCGCCGAAGTGGAACGACTCATCGGACTGGGCGCGCAACGGGTCGACTGGGACCATTACCCGCCCGAGCCGGACTTCGTCGTCCTCGCCGACCCGGACGGCAATCTGTTCTGCGTAGTGGATCTGAGCAACGCGCCGTCCGGCGGATAG
- a CDS encoding NUDIX domain-containing protein → MPTIDKVAWLHVVDGKLLAARSAGKDTWYLPGGKREEGESDVETLVREIAEELSVTLDPASAQLAGAWEAQAHGKADGVVVRMTCYTAEYAGELKPSSEIESFGWLAHADRDRVSATVQLILDDLHAQGKLA, encoded by the coding sequence ATGCCCACCATCGACAAAGTCGCCTGGCTGCACGTGGTCGACGGCAAGCTGCTCGCCGCGCGTTCCGCTGGCAAGGACACCTGGTACCTGCCCGGCGGGAAACGCGAAGAGGGCGAGTCGGACGTCGAAACGCTGGTCCGGGAGATCGCCGAGGAGCTGAGCGTCACGCTGGATCCGGCGTCCGCGCAACTGGCCGGAGCCTGGGAAGCGCAGGCGCACGGCAAAGCGGACGGCGTCGTGGTGCGGATGACTTGCTACACCGCGGAGTACGCCGGCGAACTGAAGCCGAGCAGCGAGATCGAGTCGTTCGGCTGGCTCGCCCACGCCGACCGCGACCGGGTGTCGGCGACGGTCCAGCTGATCCTCGACGACCTGCACGCACAAGGAAAACTCGCCTAA
- a CDS encoding MarR family winged helix-turn-helix transcriptional regulator, whose translation MDDGTGGGENPSSDEVDEIQRAWLRERPGTPVSSIGVITRIWHIAKLLEEDRRATMLELGMDASTRTLLSTLRRAGPPYRLSAGELAKHCRVSPGAISQQTARAERDGHVRRVKSTSDRRGVYVELTEAGHELIERTVGDLLEHEETLVSALSPAQRDQLADLLRILLADLDRRARR comes from the coding sequence GTGGACGACGGTACCGGCGGCGGGGAAAACCCGTCAAGCGACGAGGTGGACGAGATTCAGCGGGCGTGGCTGCGAGAGCGGCCGGGCACGCCGGTGTCGTCCATCGGCGTGATCACGCGGATCTGGCACATCGCGAAGCTGCTGGAGGAAGACCGGCGCGCGACGATGCTGGAGCTCGGGATGGACGCCTCCACCCGCACCCTGCTCAGCACGCTGCGCCGCGCCGGGCCGCCGTACCGGCTCAGCGCGGGCGAACTCGCGAAACACTGCCGGGTCAGCCCGGGCGCGATCTCCCAGCAGACCGCCCGCGCCGAACGCGACGGCCATGTCCGCCGGGTGAAGTCCACTTCGGACCGTCGCGGGGTGTACGTCGAACTGACCGAGGCCGGTCACGAGCTGATCGAGCGAACCGTCGGAGATCTGCTGGAACACGAGGAAACCCTGGTGTCCGCGCTGTCCCCGGCGCAGCGCGATCAGCTGGCCGATCTCCTGCGCATCCTGCTCGCGGACCTCGACCGGCGGGCGCGAAGGTAA
- a CDS encoding SDR family NAD(P)-dependent oxidoreductase — protein MNRDVVVTGGSTGIGYATAAAFVRDGDRVTITGRREDVLTEAATLLGARAVSFDASDPEAVEAACEQLPERVDVLVNNAGGNTDFLRSDGRGLTALDAAWTANIRANLFSAAFVTSALGERLADHGRIVTIGSIAGHTGAESYGWAKAAVEVWNTETARQFGQRGITANIVAPGLIVDTEFFRGKLSAERQERLVENTMTKRAGKPEDVAEVVRFLASPEAGHVTGQVVHVNGGAYVG, from the coding sequence ATGAATCGGGACGTAGTAGTGACCGGGGGCAGCACCGGAATCGGATACGCGACCGCCGCGGCGTTTGTCCGGGACGGCGACCGGGTCACGATCACCGGACGGCGCGAGGACGTGCTCACCGAGGCGGCGACGCTGCTCGGCGCGCGTGCGGTGAGCTTCGACGCGAGCGATCCCGAGGCGGTCGAGGCGGCGTGCGAGCAGTTGCCCGAACGGGTCGACGTACTGGTGAACAACGCTGGCGGCAACACGGATTTCCTGCGCTCCGACGGTCGGGGGCTAACGGCGCTCGACGCCGCCTGGACGGCCAACATCCGGGCGAATCTGTTCTCCGCCGCCTTCGTGACGTCGGCGCTGGGGGAGCGATTGGCCGACCACGGGCGCATCGTCACCATCGGCTCGATCGCCGGGCACACCGGTGCTGAGTCGTATGGCTGGGCGAAAGCCGCGGTGGAAGTGTGGAATACCGAAACCGCTCGCCAATTCGGTCAGCGGGGGATCACCGCGAATATTGTCGCGCCGGGGCTGATCGTGGACACGGAATTCTTCCGCGGCAAGCTCTCAGCCGAACGCCAGGAGCGGCTGGTCGAGAACACGATGACGAAACGCGCGGGCAAACCGGAGGATGTCGCCGAGGTGGTGCGTTTCCTTGCTTCCCCGGAGGCCGGACACGTCACCGGCCAGGTCGTGCACGTGAACGGCGGCGCGTACGTCGGCTGA
- a CDS encoding sorbosone dehydrogenase family protein has protein sequence MRVVALLASVLLLAACSPAPASVPAPAEPGKFAVQEVADGLEHGWDVAFLPDGSLLVPQRPGKLALIRDGRKTDVHADFSDVLVRGEGGLMGLVLAADFATSREFTTCQTHQENGRAVDVRLVTWRLADDGASAAKVRDLLTGLPVNPSGRHSGCRPTLAPDGALLVGTGDTARSTVAQDRHSLGGKVLRIDAKTGEPLPGNPFLSSTDPNERRIYTYGHRNVQGVAIRPGTGQVVTSEHGPAFDDEVNLLRPGGNYGWDPSKGGTDTSYDESVPMTDTTRFPDAVRPLWTSGQITEATSGDAFLTGKQWGANEGALVVVALKGQKLLLLHLDAAAKVTGVTLPAEFNDKFGRLRAARSGPDGALYVTTSNGSNDKVLRVTPS, from the coding sequence ATGCGTGTCGTCGCGTTGCTCGCCTCCGTTCTGCTGCTCGCCGCCTGCTCGCCCGCGCCAGCGAGTGTCCCGGCTCCGGCTGAGCCCGGGAAGTTCGCCGTCCAGGAGGTCGCGGACGGCCTCGAACACGGCTGGGACGTCGCCTTCCTTCCCGACGGTTCGCTGCTCGTGCCGCAGCGCCCCGGCAAGCTCGCGCTGATCCGCGACGGCCGGAAGACCGACGTGCACGCCGATTTCTCCGACGTCCTCGTGCGTGGCGAAGGCGGTCTGATGGGCCTGGTCCTGGCTGCGGATTTCGCGACGTCGCGCGAGTTCACCACCTGCCAGACCCACCAGGAAAACGGACGCGCGGTGGACGTCCGGCTCGTCACCTGGCGGCTCGCCGACGACGGCGCCAGCGCGGCCAAGGTGCGCGACCTGCTGACCGGGCTGCCGGTGAACCCGAGCGGACGGCATTCCGGCTGCCGTCCGACGCTCGCTCCCGACGGCGCGCTGCTCGTCGGCACCGGCGACACCGCGCGGTCCACGGTGGCGCAGGACCGGCACAGCCTTGGCGGCAAGGTGCTGCGGATCGACGCGAAGACCGGGGAACCGTTGCCCGGCAACCCCTTCCTGTCGTCCACGGACCCGAATGAACGCCGGATCTACACCTACGGCCACCGGAACGTGCAAGGCGTCGCGATCCGGCCGGGCACCGGGCAGGTGGTCACCTCCGAACACGGACCGGCGTTCGACGACGAGGTGAATCTCCTGCGGCCAGGCGGGAATTACGGCTGGGATCCGTCGAAGGGCGGCACCGATACCAGCTACGACGAGAGCGTGCCGATGACCGACACCACCCGGTTCCCGGACGCGGTTCGTCCACTGTGGACCAGTGGGCAGATCACCGAAGCGACCAGCGGCGACGCGTTCCTTACCGGCAAGCAGTGGGGCGCGAACGAAGGCGCGCTGGTCGTGGTGGCATTGAAGGGACAGAAGCTTTTGCTGCTGCATCTGGACGCGGCCGCGAAGGTCACCGGAGTGACGCTGCCCGCGGAATTCAACGACAAATTCGGCCGGTTGCGAGCAGCCCGAAGCGGCCCGGACGGCGCGCTGTACGTGACGACTTCCAATGGCAGCAACGACAAAGTGCTGCGCGTGACGCCAAGCTGA
- a CDS encoding response regulator transcription factor codes for MTSVLICDDQELVRVGLRMIVDSQPDLEVVAEAGDGAEAVELARARRPDLVLMDVRMPVLDGVAATAQICAELPDTSVLVITTFDLDEYAYSALRAGASGFLVKDAPSDEMLVAIRGVLRGDAMVSPSVTKRLLDRYLSAHRTPLDEQKLETLTEREKDVLGLIARGLSNTEIAGTLFIGETTVKTHVGRLLNKLGLRDRVHAVVFAYESGLVRPGG; via the coding sequence ATGACGTCCGTGCTGATCTGCGACGACCAGGAGCTGGTGCGCGTCGGGCTGCGGATGATCGTCGACAGCCAGCCCGACCTGGAGGTGGTCGCCGAGGCGGGCGACGGTGCGGAAGCCGTCGAACTCGCCCGCGCGCGACGGCCGGATCTCGTGCTGATGGACGTCCGGATGCCGGTGCTCGACGGCGTCGCGGCCACCGCGCAGATCTGCGCCGAACTGCCGGACACCTCGGTGCTGGTGATCACGACCTTCGACCTCGACGAGTACGCCTACTCCGCGCTTCGTGCCGGGGCCAGCGGATTCCTGGTCAAGGACGCGCCGTCGGACGAGATGCTGGTGGCCATCCGGGGCGTGCTGCGCGGCGACGCGATGGTGTCGCCGTCGGTGACGAAACGCCTGCTAGACCGCTATCTCAGCGCGCACCGGACGCCGCTCGACGAGCAGAAACTGGAGACGCTGACCGAACGCGAGAAGGACGTGCTCGGCCTGATCGCCCGCGGACTGTCGAACACCGAGATCGCCGGGACGCTGTTCATCGGCGAGACGACGGTGAAGACGCACGTCGGGCGGTTGCTGAACAAGCTCGGGCTGCGGGATCGGGTGCACGCGGTCGTGTTCGCGTATGAATCCGGATTGGTACGTCCAGGCGGCTGA
- a CDS encoding sensor histidine kinase, whose translation MWGRKQRWLLDLPLYAVFIAFGPNIADQQTWLLRMVSMLFLLPLLLRRRYPRTVALLILIGVAVVYTNEVWAYDRGRSDLAMAVVLYTLVKAGDRWFIGFAVAVAGLDTFWGFTWGTNTLNPTLTIFGTLPLYLAAWALGAFFRTKEQLAEEERLRTELAVSEEQARSRASVAEERTRIARELHDVLAHSMSVIVLNAEGAKLARHHDPDAVDRTLDTISKTGRSALAELRRLLEVMHAGEPARAPQPTLDQLRTLVAQSGRDVTLEVNGDIADLPAGVALQAYRIVQEALTNMLKHAPPDATGRVRVTFAGPEIHVEVTNSGGRQPVAAGLPGSGRGLTGMAQRVAMYHGKLETGALPDGGYRVSATLRTDAA comes from the coding sequence ATGTGGGGGCGCAAGCAGCGCTGGCTGCTGGACTTGCCGCTGTACGCCGTCTTCATCGCCTTCGGACCGAACATCGCGGATCAGCAAACCTGGCTGCTGCGCATGGTTTCGATGCTGTTCCTGCTCCCTCTGTTGCTCCGTCGCCGCTACCCGCGCACAGTCGCGCTCCTGATCCTCATCGGAGTAGCTGTCGTCTATACGAACGAGGTGTGGGCGTATGACCGCGGCCGTAGCGACCTCGCAATGGCGGTGGTCCTGTACACGCTCGTCAAAGCCGGCGACAGATGGTTCATCGGCTTCGCGGTAGCTGTCGCCGGCCTGGACACCTTCTGGGGATTCACCTGGGGCACCAACACTCTGAACCCGACGCTCACCATCTTCGGCACACTGCCGCTGTACCTGGCGGCTTGGGCGCTCGGCGCGTTCTTCCGCACGAAGGAACAGCTCGCCGAAGAAGAACGACTGAGAACGGAACTGGCGGTATCCGAGGAACAGGCCCGCAGTCGCGCTTCAGTCGCCGAAGAGCGCACAAGGATCGCGAGAGAGCTTCACGACGTACTCGCACACAGCATGAGCGTGATCGTCCTGAACGCCGAAGGAGCGAAGCTCGCACGCCATCACGACCCGGACGCTGTCGACCGTACGCTCGACACCATCAGCAAAACCGGCCGTTCCGCGCTCGCCGAGCTTCGGCGGCTGTTGGAAGTGATGCACGCCGGCGAACCCGCGCGCGCTCCGCAGCCGACGCTCGATCAGTTGCGCACGCTCGTCGCGCAGTCCGGCCGCGATGTCACCCTCGAAGTCAACGGCGACATCGCCGACCTGCCCGCCGGCGTCGCGCTTCAGGCGTACCGCATCGTCCAGGAGGCCTTGACCAACATGCTCAAACACGCGCCGCCCGACGCGACCGGCCGGGTCCGGGTCACGTTCGCCGGTCCGGAAATCCACGTCGAAGTCACCAACTCCGGCGGACGCCAGCCAGTCGCGGCGGGACTGCCCGGGTCCGGGCGCGGCCTCACCGGCATGGCCCAGCGCGTCGCGATGTACCACGGCAAGCTCGAAACCGGCGCGCTGCCGGACGGCGGCTACCGCGTATCGGCGACTCTGCGGACGGACGCCGCATGA
- a CDS encoding class I SAM-dependent methyltransferase, which yields MSITREFFRHPMRTGAIAASSARLAGVMTAGLGIESAHSVVELGPGTGVFTEVLLRMLQRDAHFTAVEINTHLVQELRERFPSIHIAEGSAEHVAAYVTMPVDVVVSGLPWTAMHAAPQAAVLNSVCEVLSPQGRFTTFAYAHTSWTPPARRFARLLRSRFAVVERTSVVWRNLPPAYVYRAALPVRSGLDRYGQPASAAS from the coding sequence ATGTCGATTACCAGGGAGTTCTTCCGGCACCCGATGCGAACCGGCGCGATTGCCGCCAGCTCGGCACGGCTGGCCGGAGTGATGACGGCAGGGCTGGGCATCGAGAGCGCGCACAGTGTCGTGGAGCTGGGGCCGGGGACGGGCGTGTTCACCGAAGTGCTGCTTCGCATGCTTCAGCGCGACGCGCACTTCACCGCGGTGGAAATCAACACGCACCTCGTACAGGAGCTACGCGAACGCTTCCCGTCGATACACATTGCGGAGGGCTCTGCGGAACACGTCGCGGCGTACGTGACGATGCCGGTCGACGTGGTCGTCTCCGGTCTGCCGTGGACAGCTATGCACGCCGCACCCCAGGCCGCGGTACTGAACTCCGTCTGCGAGGTGCTTTCCCCGCAAGGCCGCTTCACCACCTTCGCGTACGCGCACACCTCTTGGACACCGCCAGCGCGTCGATTCGCACGGTTGCTGCGAAGCCGCTTCGCGGTTGTCGAACGCACCAGCGTGGTTTGGCGGAACCTGCCGCCTGCGTACGTCTACCGCGCGGCCTTGCCGGTGCGGTCGGGACTGGACCGGTATGGACAGCCTGCTTCAGCCGCTTCTTGA
- a CDS encoding DedA family protein encodes MDSLLQPLLDAPAPLVYLICALVIMAETALLPGIVLPTLSTLLLMGFLVQRGTLQLWPALAVCVASALAGDQLAYWEGRLWGPRLRRSRVGQRIGEAKWDKAEATVARYGVPAVVLGRCLAGVRTLVPRVAGSAGLSYRRFFIGSLCAAVLWAGVELTMGQVTGWVVP; translated from the coding sequence ATGGACAGCCTGCTTCAGCCGCTTCTTGACGCTCCCGCGCCGCTCGTCTACCTGATCTGCGCGCTGGTGATCATGGCTGAGACCGCGCTGCTGCCTGGCATTGTGCTGCCGACGCTGTCCACCTTGCTGCTCATGGGTTTCCTGGTGCAGCGCGGGACTTTACAGCTGTGGCCAGCGCTCGCGGTCTGCGTCGCGTCGGCGCTTGCGGGGGACCAGCTCGCGTACTGGGAGGGACGACTGTGGGGCCCGAGGCTGCGTCGGTCTCGCGTAGGGCAGCGGATCGGCGAAGCGAAGTGGGACAAGGCCGAAGCGACCGTCGCGCGTTATGGCGTACCAGCCGTTGTCCTAGGGCGGTGCCTCGCTGGCGTACGCACTCTCGTGCCGCGCGTCGCGGGTTCTGCCGGACTGTCATACCGACGCTTCTTCATCGGAAGCTTGTGCGCGGCGGTGCTGTGGGCGGGTGTGGAGTTGACGATGGGTCAGGTCACCGGTTGGGTCGTGCCTTGA
- a CDS encoding helix-turn-helix domain-containing protein has protein sequence MPTTFADALRDARSRRRLSQLDLALKAGTTQRHVSFMERGRSLPGRGMVVRVAEALGLPLRERNALLLTAGYAPVYPETRLDDPALTPVLESLRALLAGHEPYPALVVNRYGDLVAANDGFALLTEGVAAELLEPPINVLRLALHPRGMAPRIQNFADWAQHVLERPRRGLAHGPDPRHQALLDELTGYLPSPGEPTGDHLGFAVPLQLSSSAGELRLLTAITQFATAVDVTVAELSLETFLPADASTAELLKARPNR, from the coding sequence GTGCCCACCACGTTCGCCGACGCCTTGCGCGACGCCCGTTCCCGCCGCAGGCTCAGCCAGCTCGACCTCGCGCTGAAAGCCGGGACGACGCAACGCCACGTCAGCTTCATGGAACGCGGCCGTTCGCTGCCCGGCCGCGGCATGGTGGTGCGCGTCGCCGAGGCGCTCGGCCTGCCGCTGCGCGAGCGCAACGCCCTGCTGCTGACCGCCGGATACGCGCCGGTCTACCCCGAAACGCGGCTGGACGACCCCGCGCTGACGCCGGTACTGGAGTCGCTGCGCGCGCTGCTCGCCGGGCACGAGCCGTACCCGGCGCTGGTCGTGAATCGCTACGGCGATCTCGTCGCGGCTAATGACGGCTTCGCTCTGCTCACCGAGGGCGTCGCGGCGGAACTGCTCGAGCCGCCGATCAACGTGCTGCGGCTGGCCTTGCACCCGCGTGGGATGGCTCCGCGGATCCAGAACTTCGCGGATTGGGCGCAGCATGTGCTTGAACGTCCTCGGCGTGGTCTGGCGCACGGGCCTGATCCGCGGCATCAGGCATTGTTGGATGAGCTCACCGGTTATCTGCCGTCGCCTGGCGAACCGACCGGTGACCACCTCGGGTTCGCGGTGCCGCTGCAGCTGTCCAGTTCGGCTGGCGAGCTTCGGCTGCTTACCGCGATCACGCAGTTCGCTACTGCGGTCGACGTGACGGTCGCTGAGCTGAGTCTTGAAACGTTCCTGCCCGCCGACGCTTCGACGGCGGAGCTGCTCAAGGCACGACCCAACCGGTGA